The window CTCATTAGacatgtttcaaaaaaaaaaaaaatattcacctCATTAGACTATATAAACACATAGATCTCcgagattatatatataaactgtaGTATCatgatttatgttttattcattcTCAATAAACTGAAAAGCAACAATTATAAAGTTCATCACTTAACTCAATTTGCCAAATTACTTTATAAAGATAATCGATTAATTACGGCAACAACACCTGGACGGATTTCCACCACAGCGTCCATCATAGTACCCCTTCAATCCACAATCACGCCAACATGCAAAATTGTTAAGTGGAAAACCATTACATAGAAAAAGGCACGGGGGAGGGGTTGCTTTCTCGATCACTgcacaatatatatacaatgtttttttttttcaaaaataaataaataaatatatatatatatacaaagttCTTAAACTGAGATTTTCCTCTTGAAATTATCAAAGATACTGAAATTTACACGTAccaaaagtaagaaaaaaaagtagcACATACCTGTCACAGCCGAAACGTTGTGGTTAGAAATCGAAATTGTTAatatcactacaaaaaaaattgctATCGAGGTTTTTCTGATACCCATGTTATAGAGATTTTGTTAGTATTATATTGAGAAGAAGTTATATTGCATTATAATTCTCCGTGAAGAGTTTTATTTATAGGATTCTTTACCTAGGAAATCATGGAAAGTCTCAATTAATTGACCAAAAAAGTCTCTATTTAATGTTCTGTTTAACATTACCTGTCAATAATTAAATCTTCCATATCTGGTTGATTTTATTTGACTCATACAATCTTCCATATTTCGTCGATTTTATTTGGGTAATAAAATCAcaacatataattatatatttgcaTTTATCGCAAAATTCATCACTATTTGTTGTGAATTCATGCAAAACAGTATACACAGTTAAAGGTTATTCGGGCTGGTCCTGCCCTGTCCAAACTCGCAAATCCGTAAATATTTGAGTTCGGTTCAGTTCGATCCAgtccaaaaatattttgagtCTAGAATTTCGAGTCTGGTCCGGTCATTATAGAGCTATAGGACTTTTCgggtttttcagattttttccaaaaaataatttgtcaTTATCAATTCTATCGTTTTAATACATgtgaattttcattaaaaaacagtttcattttttttgttttaaaatataaaattagtttgaactttttttttaatcaaaaatgttttactttttcttatgctttaaaaatatattataaacaaatcaaatttaatatgatttaaataaacaaatacaaattaaaactaaatatgtaagaaaacaaaatttatgataaacatcATTAAACGTTTCTACTTtgtatattgaaaaaaatatgttgtacataaaagaagaaagtacatttacaaaatttaaaatgtgacaCTTATAATGATCaaataatcaaattattaaCAACTTTTATATTTGCTTTATTAGAGtttggataaaaatattaaaataatacgTCAATATACTAATAATCGGATTgcaataacaataatatttaaataaagtataaaattttggattttcggaTTGGTCCTAGTCCAAACGGGCTTAAGTCCAAAATACCCAAAGCGGGCTTAGCCTGAAAGACCCAATATTTTTTGGGCTTATAAAACTAAGCCCAAGTTCGCTAACTTTTAGGGTTCGTAGCTTCGGTCCTAATTGACATGTCTATACACAGTCAATATTTTCAATCTATTAAcatctatctatattattatttgtgaaGTAATTTTTAGCAACGAAACTCTTGTGTTCAAGGTAGAGTGATTAATATCGAATGTATCCTTAAtgaactaaatatataaattagtaaaaataaaaaacaaatttgatttttttaataatataagtgattaaaactaataataataaaaattgtctaaaatcttaaaaatagtggaagcaccgtagcctattggttaaggtttaaaggcttctacaccgaggtctggggttcgaatcccagactatgcaatttattgcagattacaggaaatccaggtttcaagtcccggagagagcggtttattaaacaattatgcagactacagagaAAAGActtgcaagggatcttcaacatggtgcaagtaaatctggccaggcgtggatcttcataggacggttcaggtgatgcagttaggcgtaggtcttcataaggcaggtagtattgtcggttgtcgaatcgtctatgtaatttttcctatatcataattgtaagatcgtaataaatcagcgttaaaaaaaaaaaaatcttaaaaatatattttattataaaaagataattcctatatatattataataagataattcttattatattgtgttgttatcttatatattgtattgttatcttgaaataatatgtttctattataaaaatcaaatatttagatataaatttatttataattaaatactaataaaaaaaaatatttttataaaaaacaattcgtcatacataaataatttgatgtttaactttttttaaaaaatataaataaaattttatcatgctaatttttgaattaataaaacataaactaataaatgTTCATAAAACAAAACGTATATGGTAAATCCACGAAACGTAGAAATTAATCTTAATCTTCTGGGCGATTCAGTAAATATTTCCATTCTCACTTCTTGTTCATCTTCTCCAGATCTCAACGGAGATACAATGAGAGAGGAATCAAAACCCGTTTGAAAAGATAATTTCAGATATGGGTCTCGCTTGTTTCCTTCTCCTCCAGCTGGGCGGAGAGAACCACTCCCCAACTACAAGGCGTGGCTTTTGGCGGAAACAGCTCAGGAAAATATGAACCCTGGCCCTCACTCTGTCCATTCCTCGTTTGGATTGAGTCTATGCTCACAAACTAATCTTcagaagatgaaggagaagaaccTTCATTGTCTGCTACGTCTTCTTGCCATAGTTTAATAAGTGTATGGAATGAGTGGCAATTGGCAAAGTAGCATTCCAAGCCCGTTGAGAATGTGTACAGCAGTACAGATGGGCGTGCGGATACTTTCGTTAACACTTTTCCCTTATCACTCTGTCATCCCCTAGCCTCAATTTAGTAACCATCAAAATATCAGTCATTGCATACTCATACGGATTGGTTCATAGTGAATGAGTCCTCTGAATTGTTTTTCTGCACTATACTCATGAAGACCTGATACTTTACATTTTACGATATAAAACTCGTGGATGTGTGATATGAGCCGACTGCGATCTCGTAACCGGTGCCGGCCGTCTTTAAACGttaagaagagaaagagaagtaGCTAATCCAATGGAGACAAGTGCGTAGACCGGAATAAGCAACTAGCTTTAAAAACATCTGTTACGAATCCAAAAAATCCAggtatttttagaaaaatatagttattcatttATGGTTTGATCCAATAACAATTATCTTTAAATTCATATGTTGATCTACTATTTTCTTAAGAAAGCTAGTGTTTTTTACTGTAGTAAAATACATGAAACACCATCAGAATATCCTATTATGAATAAGGTTCAAAATAAAAGCATCTGGCCAACTTCTGAAGCCAAAATTAGCATGGCAAATTATGGGATCATAACATTTCCGAGACGACAAGACGAAGGTGTGAATATATTAAGAACACACATCTTGTTCATGTTATCTCGAAATGGAGCTTGGTACAATGCTTTAGTCAAAACAGTAATCATGTATTTACCATATCTTAAAGAAAATAAGTTAAACTTATGctttcaacaacaacaaaagaaagcATTATATAGAATATTACAAATTATAGTTTTAATATCAAGGAATTATAAACTCTTTTTCAAAATGATAATTTATGTGTTCTCGTTCATTTGGGCTACATTACTTCATGAACTGGGCCTCCATAAATTAATTTTCCTAACTGCTGAGAAAACAGTCATGTATTTGGTATAACTTAAACAACAATAAtgttaaaaaacttaaaaacttaaaaacttaaaaaccaaaaactaaaattatgcTTTGAAAATACGTCATGACAGAACTACTTTTTAAACGTTTAGATGGTGTATTCAATGTAGTGTTTGAAGTGATCTGTTTTTTAATGAGTTTTTAGatgattttatatgaatttgagagtttaatataatttttgttaaaacaCTTTAGAATCTCACCTAAaacgattttaaattttaaaatttttaactaaGAAATTCTATCTAAACACACTAAAATcactcattttttaaaaaaaacttataacttaaaatgttttcaataacaatagatttcaaagtattttattaaatgTCAAATTCAATAACAGTAGattttaaataagtttttaaaattcatggttgaaaaacaatatatttttaacatgatATAAAACACATACCATGCACACACacctatttatataattaattaatattagatgaattttaaaataatattaatatattattgagCTAACTTGAATTAGGTTTTGGATTCTAGTAGCAATATCATAAACTGTTTTCAGAGTGACAAATACAATAGAACTGGAGGCTATAATCTTAAAGAACCTGGTTTTATACAAATTAGTAATAATATCGTATTGCTCCTTGACAATCATCTTGATTTTGTTGCTAAGAAAATTTTATGAAACATCATGCTCTATAAGATAGGAACTCACGTTTTCTAGAAacaattatttgtttttgtcatcAATAAAATGCAAACATCaaagaaaattaaacaatattttttttatgtttttcttaatttttactTCTTTACATTTGTGTTTTGCTTAATTTTACTTGtattttgcttatttttttcatattttatgtttcgttttgtttaataaattgACCGGGTGAGAAAAAACAATGATTCTACCGTGAACTCCATATTGTACAAATCATACATTTCTTTATCCCATAACATTtaatttttctataaatttcCAAGTTTCTCAGATGATCTAAAGTGGGTTTTCGGGTTTAAAAGTCTGCATGTGCTTTTCTTTTGACACATGCGGACGATTCTAATAAACATTATTAACATCAGAATTTAGATAACATTATCATTATCAATGATTAAGTAAGTAAATCATTTATCATTGGCCACAAAAGCTTCTTACAACCTTAATAGGATTCTTTATGTAGTAAAGTCTCAATTTAGTTGACCAAAATCACAAAGGAAAGTctcattttcattttctataTTAATATTACTCGACTTTAATTACATCttccatatttttttgttttatttgggtAATAAAATCTCATCATGGAAAAATTCTTCACTACAAACAATGAACTAGTCGGATATTGGCCGGCGGAAATATTTACGAGCTTAGCTGATCATGCGGAGACCATAGAATGGGGTGGCGAAATCGTCAATTCACAAAGTTTCTACCGACACAGGAAGACCCATATGGGTTCTGGCCACTTCCCTGATGAAGGCTTCGAGAATAGCGGCTACTTCTGCAACTTGGAAGTTGTCTACGACAACAACAGTAACAACAGTATCCAATCAATCCAAAACTTGAAGGGAATAACAACAAATCCAGAATGCTACAAAATTAAAGATCTTCGTACAAGAGAATGGGACACTCATTTCTTCTTCGGAGGCCTGGGGTTTAGGCATGCGGACTCAGTGGCCGTTTCTTCAACTTTGagatttagtttattttatatccTATTTAGTTTATTTGCTATTATTGTTAGTATCTGTCTTTTTACATTTTAACTATGTTGTAAAAAAAGACTTTATGAGTGGATTTTGCATTCTATGTTTGTGATTCTTAATAATTtgcatttcaaaaaaataaataatttttgttgttaAATAAGACTAAAAATGAAACAATCCAGTAAAAAATCAACTAAACCAAAACATATGTACTcgtgtaaaatattaatttttacgATCGTCACtgaaatctaaaatattaatttcttaAGAAATAACATTTTAACAGGACACATATACTCGTGTAatcccctagactatatttgcaAAGTGATTTTGCTACATGTCCTCTCTACaatcatttttacaaaaacaatgatGACATGGCTAACAAGATTGATGACATGGCTTATATttaatatgacatggacaatcacatttattactaaaatatatttttggtaaactttataGAATATGTCAATAACTAATACATTACATTTAGTATGTTCATAAatcatcactaaaataaatatattgaaatatgtattataaatttcgaaataaattatttaattgtatttttataattatacaataatattttcaaaattttctacatcttttttaaaatattaataaattgttaatcgtaatttcattagtttcttttagatatctacaaattttataaatagtatttaattataatttttaataactatacaatttttatatgatttttttaataattttatacaagttgatttaatacatttaaccaaaataaatagataaaaattttatctaagattcgaattttaaatatattacatatatattattaaatataatttaaaataaacaaaattattattttttattattttatgcttaaataatcaactttatattaaatattagtcaaaaataataaaatatataatcttaataaatttcattttaaatataatttaacttttaaaaagtttattactGCACATGGTGTAGGAAAACACCTAGTAAATATTAACACATGAGATGTCAACATTAGGGCTGAGAATCATTACTTGTTACTTGTTTTATACTCCGTATTCGCCTTGAAAACCGAGTACTTGTCGTTAGCAAGACAAGTAACAAGTCAAAAAATTTTACTACTTGCAATGACAATTCAAATATCAAGTATTTGGTACTTGATTCATTACTCGTTACTCGTTACTTGTTCTATAAAATACTCGTTACTTACTAAATAACACTTGTAACTTGCAATATATGATTCATCATGTTATCACGTACGTTTGGTTTGCATTTAAGAACTTTATTTTGCAggaacaaaacatttttttttgttttgcaggAGCAAAACATGATCAAGAAGTAGACACAAATCTTTTTTGGAACATTGAAATAAAATGGAAGAACAAATTGGAGGAGCAATGAGTTTCGTATggtcttttaatattttaaacgCTTGTTTTCATTTCGTCGATTTCTTTGAAAATAAATGGGACTTTTGAATGTTAgttaaaatttagaatatgtatttttttaatgtaattaaTAGACATTTATTTGGTTTACTAAGTAACAAGTCAAGACAAATTATTTGtaaatatcaaatttttttttaaattacttgATAAAACAAGTAATTGTTTCAAGCAAATCAAGTATCGAATCGTAAAAATAATCACTCAGGACAAACCAAGTCAAGCAGGATCGTGCCCATCCCTAGTCAACATAGTCACAACTTATAGAATTCGTCTTAGAGTAAAAAAAGGAAATGATCAAATTGTCATCAAGCTGGTTTATGTTCGTGTCAACGGTTGCACACTTGGCCTAACGCcgagaaacaaataaaaaaacaatattcaaaaaaattttataagaCTCTCTAATTAATTAAGTAATTTACTAATTAGCACTCTTAATTGTTATTAATACACAAACACCCCTTTTGTTTGTCTCTCTGTTTCACccttagcaaataaaaaaaaataaaaattcggttttttttttcattcttctcTGACGCTCTGGTTTGTGTAATTTCCCGGCAACGGAGGAGGAAGAGTGTAAGCAAGAAATTACTCTTCTTCTACGAAACAGAAAcatacctctctctctctccttcgatTCTCTTCCTCTTTAGTTTGATCaaaagctttcttcttctttttctgttcATGGTTTCCTCCATCGCAGGTACTAAGTTGACAATCGGTGGTTGGTTTCTGTTATTATTCATATGAAAATTTGTCTTGCTTGATTGCTTTATCGTTCATGTAGTTGATTGTGATTGTGATTGTgattgttctgtttttttttttcctggaaATATTGCAAAGTCTTTAGCTTTTGAGTTTGAGTTTATTACAAAGATGATGTCTGTCTCTGATCATGTTTTGTTGCCACAAGCAGCATACGTTTTCCAAAGTTAAAACCTTTAAGTTGTAGTTGACCTACTGTTTCGTCGTTTCCTTCGATTGTTTTCCTGTTTGTATCATTCGATCTTGTCTGTTTGAATGTGTTTATGTCTGTGTAGTTGAGAGCTAATGATCTCAGGAAGTAGCTTTCTGCTTTATGATGAGAACTCAGACATCAATATACAGTtttatttcttgttttgtttgaaGTTGGTGACGCCAAAAAGATGGAGTTAGAATCCAAGGAATCACTATCTGCTGGTTAGAAAATATACTtccaaccttttttttttttttttgctttctcttACAATCTCTAATCATTTGGCTTTGTCAAATCAATCTAGACATGCCATCTTTTCTGAGAAGATCATCTGAAGCTTTTAATGGAGGCAGTGAATATCGTTCTGCAACTGATCTAAGCATGTTCTCTAGCTCATTGCCTACACTTTTTCATGAAAAGCGTATGTTCTAGCTTCTTTTCATGATCCGTTTTAACTCTTGACTTAACTTGAACACAGTTGCTAATATACTTCTCTTGTTTTGACTAACTATGCAGTGAATATGACCGATTCAGATAGCTGGCTCTCACTTGATGACAACTCACCCAACCTAAACAAACTCGTCATGGGAAACTCAGAGAAGGATTCTTTGGAAGATGTTGAACCTCACTCTTTAGAAATCTTGCTTCCTGAGGATGAAAACGAGCTCCTTCCTGGCCTCATTGATGAGCTTAATTTCAGCGGCCTGCCTGATGAACTTGAAGATCTTGATGTCTTTTGCACTGGAGGGGGTATGGAGCTGGATGCTGAATCCCAACGCGATGCTGCAAGTTCATTTGTTACTCGTAAACGCCCCTCTGCATCTGGCAGAGTTTCAGTAGAGCATCCAAACGGTGAACATCCGTCAAGGACATTGTTTGTGAGGAATATCAACAGCAGCATCGATGATTCAGAGTTAACTGCTCTCTTTGAGGTAATGCAACACTCTCTGTCACAGTAGTTTTTCTTCCACACTGCCCTCCTCAGCCTTATCCTTTCTATTTTGTCACCACCAGCCGTTTGGGGAGATCAGGAGTTTGTACACAGCATGCAAAAGCAGGGGTTTTGTAATGATATCCTACTATGATATCCGAGCTGCTCATGCTGCAATGCGTGCACTACAGAACACTCTCTTAAGGAAAAGGACACTGGATATTCACTTCTCCATTCCCAAAGTATGATCTCTGAGAGATATATTCTAAGATTTAAACTTTCAGCTTTCTTTAAGCACTTTTATAATCATCATTTTCACTCCCACATGATAGGAAAATCCGTCAGAGAAGGATATGAATCAAGGGACTCTTGTGATTTTTAATGTGGACTCAACTGTATCAAATGATGAGCTCCTTAAGCTCTTCGGTGCCTATGGTGAAATAAGAGAGGTTAGCTTAACTTGTGCCGTCATATGTGCTATATGCTATGCAATTGTCTTAAGATGTTTTTCACTTTGGTTGTATTTGATGTATCAAACTATCTAATTGTTAATTCTTGGCTTCTAAATGCAGATTAGAGAAACTCCAAACAGGAGATTCCACAGGTTCATTGAGTACTTTGATGTTAGAGATGCAGAGGCAGCTCTAAAAGCACTGAACAGAAGTGAGATAGGTGGGAAATGTATAAAGCTCGAACTTAGCCGTCCTGGTGGAGCCCGTCGAGTGTGAGTTCCCTGgcactttatatatttttcaaagaaGTGAATTATCATAAACAGTGAACTGAAACTATTTGGATGCAGCTCGGTCCCTTCAGCAAGTCAAGATATGGACAGACACGAAGTTACAAGTTTCTTAGCTTCACAGGTTGCCAATTCTCCACCAGGTAACTGGCCCATTGGCAGCCCCTTGAAGGGCTCTCCCACGCATGCCTTTCCGAGGCCACACGGTCTAGGAATCATCAGGCCATTTAACCGAGATAACATGCCTGGATTAGCTTCAGTTCTCCCTGGTCAGACCTCCAGCTTTCATGGATTTTCGCCAGTCAGTAACGACCAAGGGCTATTGATTCACCCGAACCAAACTAGTCTTAGTAAGGTATTGATGCACAGCTACCCCTATGGGCAACCTCATTCGTTGCCAGAGCATATAGGAGGGGGTATTTCAAACTCCATGAGTTTTATAGCTCCACACTCCCCAGGGTTCGGGACTTCATCTGATAACCGCTATCGCTGGGGAAGCCCTCCTCAGCATCTGAATTATCCTGGTGCgtcgtcgtcatcatcatcaccaactGAACGTCATTTTACTGTTAGGCATGGTTTCCCATTTGCTGAGAGGCAAGTTTCATTGCTTGGGAAGTACCAGCATCATGTGGGCTCTGCTCCCTCAAGCACTCATTTTAATAGCTACACGGGTTCACCAGAGACATCCTCTCTGATACCCCTTGGATTTGGTGATATGGGAATCAACAAAAGCTATATCAATTCTCATGGAAAAGCGAACTTTGGTGTTAGTCTACAAGGAAACCATAACAAACAGGACTTCTCTGGCTTTGGCATGTCCTCATTGCCTTTCGGTGGGAGTAGAGGACATGAACCCTTTGCTGAGCAAGGTAGGATCCAACACATAGATGGTGGTCAGTATCATATTGACTTGGATAGAATTGCTACTGGAGATGATACTCGGACTACATTAATCATCAAAAACATCCCAAACAAGTAAGTGTTTTATTGATCTCAATCCGAATGTAAAGATCACTAGGTGATGTTTTAATTCTCAAACACTTTGTTCTGTAAGGTATACTTACAAGATGCTGGTGGCTGAAATTGACGAGAAGCACAAGGGAGACTATGACTTTCTGTGCTTACCTATAGACTTTAAGGTAACTATACTATAAAAAGAGTGAACGCATGATGCTCTCTTATATGACCTGAGAACTTACTGACGATCTACATTTCTTCTGGATGCAGAATAAGTGCAACATGGGTTATGCTTTTGTCAACATGGTCTCTCCATTGCACATTGTTCCCTTCCAACAGGTTTTTTACCTTTGTCTTTTCACTACTGTTTTCGGTAACTGTTTTTTGCCTGATATGTCAGTTTAGACTAGAAATGTGATAGGTTTAGAAACGACTCTCTAAAGTACTGACACCTAAGGTTCAGATAGGTATTAGTAGCTATCTGATCTGGGTGTAAATAACCTCTTCTTCCATCAACCTCCCTTTAACTCATTATTCAGCGAGTTCCACTCTTTTCAACCATATCCCCTCAACGCATCAGCTTATCATAGTGTTACTGTGTGGTTTTTAGTGAACATGACCATGTATTGTGGTGGATATGGTAACTATCAAGATGAGCTGGGTTTAGATGTTATTACTAATAGATATTTGTCTATGCATCTTTCTGCAGACCTTCAATGGTAAAATATGGGAGAAATTCAACAGTGGGAAAGTAGCTTCATTGGCATATGCAGAGATTCAAGGAAAGTCTGCTCTTGCTTCATACATGCAGAATCCAAGCACTATGGAGGACGAGAAGCAATTGTTTCCAGAAGTCTCCCACCACAATGATGAGGGTCAAGAGTCTAAGGATCAGGTAGTCTACTTTAATCTAAAATCTTCGTTGCCTTACAAATGCATATCCAGTTAAGTCCACTGATTTCACCTAGCGTATATGGATCATACAGGACAGACTTTTTTCAAGCATTTGGAACACAACTGCGCCTGATTCAGATTGGTCTTACAGAATGGATGTTAACGAGAATCCGAGGAAGAACATTGCAGAAGAGTCTTCTTAAACCCCAGGCCAGTAAGCTGGGAACTCTAACCCACTATCAAaggtaaaagtgtacatatcgGTTGCTATATGGAAGAAACATATGTACAGTATCAAGGCTTGTATCTTCCTCCGCAACAGAGTAGCAGGTTTTTAGGGATTACTTcacacgcaaaaaaaaaaaaaaacatccctTCTTTTAGTACATTACTTTATTTGGGAAACTTCTCTTTGTCAgtaatgtatatatgtattatacTCTTGCGTGTACATCCTTGTGTCCATGTGAAAGACATGATCAGTGTTTAACGAACTCGTTATAAGTCTTGTCTCAGTTGGTTACCGTTACAAAACCGCTAcacgtctctctctctatgtctAATGTCTCCATAGCTTTAGTGAAGTATCAAACTCTTCTTCAACCTTTCCTAGCCAAACCCGCCACCAAAGGCGCAACATCCGATATCTTTTTCTACGGATTTTCTCTCTAATTCTCTCGTTGAAGTAATCTCCTTAGTAAGAAAATTACGAGGCCTCAAAATGTTATATCCATAACTATACGATTGTCCAATACGTATAGTATGAACCattaattaaaatcataaagTAAATATAAGATAAATCTATCATGATATTATTACCACCTatttaatatctatttattaattaattatctcaGATATCaggataaatattaaaatagagtattaaataataatattattaaaactaattattcATTATAAAATTGTGGAGAATATAAC of the Brassica rapa cultivar Chiifu-401-42 chromosome A03, CAAS_Brap_v3.01, whole genome shotgun sequence genome contains:
- the LOC103858035 gene encoding protein MEI2-like 2 isoform X1, with the translated sequence MVSSIAVLFLVLFEVGDAKKMELESKESLSADMPSFLRRSSEAFNGGSEYRSATDLSMFSSSLPTLFHEKLNMTDSDSWLSLDDNSPNLNKLVMGNSEKDSLEDVEPHSLEILLPEDENELLPGLIDELNFSGLPDELEDLDVFCTGGGMELDAESQRDAASSFVTRKRPSASGRVSVEHPNGEHPSRTLFVRNINSSIDDSELTALFEPFGEIRSLYTACKSRGFVMISYYDIRAAHAAMRALQNTLLRKRTLDIHFSIPKENPSEKDMNQGTLVIFNVDSTVSNDELLKLFGAYGEIREIRETPNRRFHRFIEYFDVRDAEAALKALNRSEIGGKCIKLELSRPGGARRVSVPSASQDMDRHEVTSFLASQVANSPPGNWPIGSPLKGSPTHAFPRPHGLGIIRPFNRDNMPGLASVLPGQTSSFHGFSPVSNDQGLLIHPNQTSLSKVLMHSYPYGQPHSLPEHIGGGISNSMSFIAPHSPGFGTSSDNRYRWGSPPQHLNYPGASSSSSSPTERHFTVRHGFPFAERQVSLLGKYQHHVGSAPSSTHFNSYTGSPETSSLIPLGFGDMGINKSYINSHGKANFGVSLQGNHNKQDFSGFGMSSLPFGGSRGHEPFAEQGRIQHIDGGQYHIDLDRIATGDDTRTTLIIKNIPNKYTYKMLVAEIDEKHKGDYDFLCLPIDFKNKCNMGYAFVNMVSPLHIVPFQQTFNGKIWEKFNSGKVASLAYAEIQGKSALASYMQNPSTMEDEKQLFPEVSHHNDEGQESKDQDRLFSSIWNTTAPDSDWSYRMDVNENPRKNIAEESS
- the LOC103858035 gene encoding protein MEI2-like 2 isoform X2 translates to MVSSIAVGDAKKMELESKESLSADMPSFLRRSSEAFNGGSEYRSATDLSMFSSSLPTLFHEKLNMTDSDSWLSLDDNSPNLNKLVMGNSEKDSLEDVEPHSLEILLPEDENELLPGLIDELNFSGLPDELEDLDVFCTGGGMELDAESQRDAASSFVTRKRPSASGRVSVEHPNGEHPSRTLFVRNINSSIDDSELTALFEPFGEIRSLYTACKSRGFVMISYYDIRAAHAAMRALQNTLLRKRTLDIHFSIPKENPSEKDMNQGTLVIFNVDSTVSNDELLKLFGAYGEIREIRETPNRRFHRFIEYFDVRDAEAALKALNRSEIGGKCIKLELSRPGGARRVSVPSASQDMDRHEVTSFLASQVANSPPGNWPIGSPLKGSPTHAFPRPHGLGIIRPFNRDNMPGLASVLPGQTSSFHGFSPVSNDQGLLIHPNQTSLSKVLMHSYPYGQPHSLPEHIGGGISNSMSFIAPHSPGFGTSSDNRYRWGSPPQHLNYPGASSSSSSPTERHFTVRHGFPFAERQVSLLGKYQHHVGSAPSSTHFNSYTGSPETSSLIPLGFGDMGINKSYINSHGKANFGVSLQGNHNKQDFSGFGMSSLPFGGSRGHEPFAEQGRIQHIDGGQYHIDLDRIATGDDTRTTLIIKNIPNKYTYKMLVAEIDEKHKGDYDFLCLPIDFKNKCNMGYAFVNMVSPLHIVPFQQTFNGKIWEKFNSGKVASLAYAEIQGKSALASYMQNPSTMEDEKQLFPEVSHHNDEGQESKDQDRLFSSIWNTTAPDSDWSYRMDVNENPRKNIAEESS